From the Patagioenas fasciata isolate bPatFas1 chromosome 19 unlocalized genomic scaffold, bPatFas1.hap1 SUPER_19_unloc_2, whole genome shotgun sequence genome, one window contains:
- the LOC139826674 gene encoding S-adenosyl-L-methionine-dependent tRNA 4-demethylwyosine synthase TYW1-like isoform X3, which yields MGLRLAQQRFARGLAEAVISLCLPVEVISMGDYDPEETTGRNVCVFLVATYTDGQPTESAAWFCKGLEEAARDFRFGKTYLKGLRYAVFGLGNAVYVDHYNTGKRKPKE from the exons atgggtctcagactggcacagcaaag gtttgccagaggtctggctgaagccgttatttcactttgtttgcctgtggaagtcatcagcatgggagattatgatccagaggag acaaccggcaggaacgtttgtgtgttcttggtagctacgtacactgacgggcagccaaccgagagtgcagcgtggttctgcaaggggttagaagaggcagcgcgtgactttcgctttgggaaaacgtatctgaaaggcctgagatacgctgtgtttggcttgggaaatgcggtttatgtcgatcattacaacact